One genomic window of Azospirillaceae bacterium includes the following:
- a CDS encoding GNAT family N-acetyltransferase yields MDSAVAEPPALTLPPDLVALGLSLRPKRAEDTDFVRDLYVSHRWEEMQAAPWSDEERLAFLRDQARLQAAHYDTNYFDSDFLILEMAGRPIGRLYLFRRNLADLRIVEIGLVPEWRGRGLGGALLSWVRDLVRAGGYALCSIHVEQSNPARRLYQRLGFTDVEEVGPYMLMHWRHS; encoded by the coding sequence GTGGACAGCGCCGTCGCCGAACCGCCGGCGCTGACGCTTCCTCCCGATTTGGTGGCGCTGGGCCTGTCCCTGCGCCCCAAGCGGGCGGAGGATACCGACTTCGTGCGCGACCTCTATGTCTCCCATCGGTGGGAGGAGATGCAGGCCGCCCCCTGGAGTGATGAGGAACGCCTGGCCTTCCTGCGGGACCAGGCGCGCCTGCAGGCCGCCCACTACGACACCAACTATTTCGATTCCGACTTCCTGATCTTGGAAATGGCGGGGCGGCCCATCGGCCGGCTCTACCTGTTCCGCCGCAATCTGGCGGACCTGCGCATCGTGGAAATCGGGCTGGTGCCGGAATGGCGGGGCCGGGGGCTGGGCGGCGCGCTGCTCAGTTGGGTGCGGGATCTGGTGCGGGCCGGCGGCTATGCCCTCTGTTCCATCCATGTGGAACAGAGCAACCCGGCGCGGCGGCTGTACCAGCGCCTGGGCTTCACGGATGTGGAGGAGGTCGGCCCCTACATGCTGATGCATTGGCGCCATTCCTGA